Below is a window of Verrucomicrobiota bacterium DNA.
CGAGCACTTGGTTGGTGAATGAATTCGACATCACAAAGGATGGGTGACCGGTCGCACAGCCAAGATTGACCAATCTACCCTCAGCCAGCACATAGACCGCATGTCCATCGTTGAAGCGCCACTGGTCCACTTGGGGTTTCACGTTGACCCGCTCGACTTCCGATGAGTTTTCCAGCCTATCCATCTGGATCTCGTTATCGAAGTGACCAATGTTACAGACGATGGCTTGGTCCTTCATCGCCTTCATGTGTTCGTAGGTGATGATGTCCTTGTTGCCCGTGGTGGTCACATAGATGTTGGCGACATCCAAACTGTCTTCGATAGTCGTAACCTTGAAGCCCTCCATGGCGGCTTGAAGAGCACAAATCGGATCAACCTCCGTCACGCGAACCTGCGCGCCCATCCCCCGGAGAGCCTGGGCACAGCCTTTTCCAACATCACCGTAGCCACAGACAACCGCAACCTTTCCGGCGATCATTACGTCGGTCGCACGCTTGATTCCATCGATCAACGATTCGCGGCAGCCGTAGAGGTTATCAAACTTTGCCTTGGTCACCGAGTCGTTCACGTTGATCGCGGGAACGAGGAGCTTCCCCTTCTCGTGCATCTGGTAGAGACGGTGAACACCGGTTGTCGTTTCTTCGGATACTCCCTTCCACTCTTTGAGAACGTTGTGCCAATGGATCGGGTCTTCGGATTTCGTCTTCTTCAGAAGGTTCTTGATGACTTGCTCCTCTTTGGATCCACCCGGTTGCTCGGGCCAATCATCGCCGTCTTCATACTCATAGC
It encodes the following:
- the ahcY gene encoding adenosylhomocysteinase, which translates into the protein MAVITETQTEYKVADITLADYGRKEIEIATQEMPGLMATREKYAQSKPLAGVRISGSLHMTIQTAVLIETLVDLGADVRWASCNIFSTQDHAAAAIAASGVPVFAWKGETLEEYWECTWNALTWPDGKGPNLIVDDGGDATLLIHKGYEYEDGDDWPEQPGGSKEEQVIKNLLKKTKSEDPIHWHNVLKEWKGVSEETTTGVHRLYQMHEKGKLLVPAINVNDSVTKAKFDNLYGCRESLIDGIKRATDVMIAGKVAVVCGYGDVGKGCAQALRGMGAQVRVTEVDPICALQAAMEGFKVTTIEDSLDVANIYVTTTGNKDIITYEHMKAMKDQAIVCNIGHFDNEIQMDRLENSSEVERVNVKPQVDQWRFNDGHAVYVLAEGRLVNLGCATGHPSFVMSNSFTNQVLAQVELWKELEKYRPGVYVLPKRLDEEVARLHLEKIGAKLTVMTDDQADYIGVKKEGPYKSEHYRY